The nucleotide window CAGCGCATGAATGGGATCTTTGCTAGGTATGTGCGCCGAACCTGATAATGGAAAAGACCATGCTCGTCGAGCAGATTGCTTATCATCCAGCGACCAACGGCGGCGGCCTGAGCCTCGCAAGTTGCCTCAACATCGCGCAACTCCAGGAACGTCAGGATTCCTTCGGCCGCACTGTGGATGTCCAACGGGTACTTCTTCCCCAATCCAAAGTATGGTTCACCCGCGCTCCCAAAGAAACTCGACGAGTAGAACGCGCCGCCCTTCCGAACCGCCTCTCCTGTCCTCTCGTCATTCGTGATTCGCCGATAGGCGTTCAGAGCCCTTAGAATGAACCCAGTATGGAACGAATCTACCCATTGCTGGTTTCGAGCTTCACCATACATCCAAGCGCCGTCGGGCCGTTGCTTCGCCAAAGCATACGCCACCAGCGGCGACGCTTCCCGGATGAGATCCTTGCGCCCGGCGCGCTGTCCTGTAAGGAGCAGAAGGCGCGCGCCCAAGAGGCTGGCGTTGTAAACGACGCTCCGATCTAGTGGTGAGTACGAGAGACACGTACCAGTTGAGTCCCGAGTGCGATTCAACCCGCGGAGTACAAAGTCACATGATTCCTGGGCATTCTCGAGATAGCGCCCCACACCTGTGGCAGCATGTGCATCTAGGAACGCCTCCCCTGCGAAGGAGGTCACCACCACGGTTGGTGTTCCTGCTGGGAGGTAGAAGGATCGTCCCTGCCAGGGAAAGTTGTATCCCCAGCTCATGCCGGGATGGAACGCGGATTGCGACTCTTCTAGTGCGGCCGCGAGGGGCTGTACGTACGGTCGAAGTTCGCTCCCCTCCCCGGTTCTTGCCGCCGCTGAAAGCAGCAGGGCCAACGCCTTGGGATTAAGTCCTTCCTTGATGCCGAGCACCGGTCTGAGGTTGACCGGGGATCGCTTTACCACCTGGGTGAGCACTAGCCTGAATGAACGGCTGCGGCCAACAACGGGCAGACGCACAATCGGCGAGAGCAGCCCGTCGTATGGGTCAAAGCCACGCCAGCCACTACGCGACGCGACGGCGAAGCCCTGTCTCAATTTGGCAATAATCTCCGCCTGTCGTGAAAAGCCCGAACCTGCCCGCGTCTCGGCCGCTCGCAGAGTAGCAATCACCCCTGCACCCTCATTGAAACTGAATACCATCACGATTAGACTTGACTGCCCTTTGGGATAGACAAAATAGAACCAGTCCACAGAAAACATGAAATTCGATGCTGGAAGCGTGCGCGCGTCTCATGGGGGCATCACGACATGTGCGGCATTGTAGCAGTCGTTGGCGAGTCTGATCCCGATCTAGTCCGAGGCATGACCGCGATTCTCGCACACCGCGGCCCCGATGGGAGTGGGGTGATTTGCCCATCCGGCTCAGGCTTCGGCCTGGGGAATCGTCGCCTTTCTATCCTCGACCTATCACCAGCGGGCGCGCAACCCATGTCCGACCCGTCAGGTCGCTTCTTGATCACATATAACGGCGAGGTTTTCAATTTTCGAGAGATTCGCGCCATTCTCCAGTCACGGGGTCACAACTTCCGATCCCAGAGCGATACCGAGGTAGTGCTGGCCAGCTTCGAGGAATGGGGACCCGATTGCCTCAAACGCCTGAATGGCATGTTCGCCTTCGCGATCTGGGACACACAGGAACGGGTACTCTTCGCGTCGCGCGATCGCCTCGGGATCAAGCCGTTGTACTGGACCAATTCCCACGGGACGCTTTTCATCTCAAGCGAGATCAAGGCGATCCTCGCAACCGGTCGTGTCCCCATCGAGGCCGATCAAGAAGTCTCTCATAATCCGTGGCATTACCCTACGACTCCTAGAACTGGATTCAAGAACATTCACAAACTTCCCCCGGGAACATCCCTAACCTGGAGGAATGGTACTGTCAGCCTGAAACAGTGGTGGCAAATCAGGCCAGCGGAGAACCCGATCCAGCCAAAGGACGCCGCGGAAGAGCTCGTTTCCCTCCTTGTTGATGCCGTCCGGCTGCAGATGACATCCGATGTCCCGGTCGGGGCAATGTTGTCCGGGGGTCTCGACTCTTCCACGATCGTCTCCCTGATGCGTCGATTCACTTCCCACCCGGTTCGCACCTTCTCTATCAGCTTCAGAGAGGGGGATCGTCGTCTCGAAGCCATGCCCGACGACAATCGTTTTGCTAGATTGGTCGCCGATCGATTCGGGTGCGTTCATACTGAGATCAAGATAGCCCCGAAGATACTGGATCTCCTTCCACACATGATTTGGCACCTCGATGAGCCCATCTTTGACCCGGCAGCTATCAATACTTTCGTGATTGCAAAGGAAGCTCGAAGCAACGGAATTCCCGTCCTCCTCAACGGAATGGGGGCGGACGAGATCTTTGGTGGCTACCGAAAGCACTACGCCTGCATCTTGGCCGGACGCTACCAGACATTCCTTCCATCCCGCATGAGACCAGTTATTGAGCGCGCAGCCACCCGCCTTCCCGTGGCCGGCCCCACCACTGGCTTCAGGGTCGCGCGATGGGCCAAGCGCTTCCTAGGCTTCGCCTCGCTTCCTCCGGTTGAAAGATTCCTCCGCTCCGATCTGTCTCTATCTCCGGCGGATTATTCAGAGCTCTACACAGACTCGCAGGACCGGCCTTACGAATCTCTCGCCGAGGTCACGGCCAGACGTGCCCCCTTTGATAATCGTGATATTTCATACCTAACTCAAATGTGCCTCTCTGACACAACCACATTTCTTCCGGATCACAACCTCCTATATGTAGACAAGGCAACGATGGCCGCAGGCGTCGAGGCTCGCGCTCCTCTGATAGATTATCGCATCGTAGAACTTGCCTTCCGCCTTCCCGACCAATGTCGGATTCGCGGCACCCAACAAAAAGCGCTTCTGCGGCAAGTCACTCGACCATGGCTGCCGGGTGCTGTCGTCAATAGATCGAAGGCTTCCTTCAGCGCCCCACTGCGCGCATGGATTCGGAATGACCTCCGCGAAATGGTCGATGACCTTCTCTCTCCCAAGGCAATCCGCGACCGCGGCCTGTATCGTCCAGAAACGGTCTGGGCACGAATCAATGCCGACCGCCACGGACGCCAGGATAACGCTCACTTCATCTGGAACCTTCTCTGCCGCGAGTTGTGGTTTCGCGAGCTTATCGACCAAGGCGGCAGAGCTCTGCAGCAAGCAAGGTTAGCCTTCAACACGAATCTCCAGGCCTTCCGAGCCGCGCCCGCCGACTTGGAAGACACAATCAGCAAACAAGTATGAACACCTTCCGAGGTCAACACTATCCCGATACACCGTGAGCCACTGATGCTTGGTCACCTGCTAAACAGCGTTCATGGGTAGAATCGACCACTCGCGTTGAACACGGGAATTGAAGACGATTGCCTCTTTCAGGCGACCGCTCCCCCATCCGAGTCTGGCGAGGACAAGGTCCAGAGAAGTCCCGCAAACACCTACTACGGTCCCCGAATTGGCCCTCACGCCTGATTCAGTTGCCAACCAAGTACTTTTCGTACCTGCCGCGTAGTTCTTTGATGACGACGGTCACATCGTATCGACGTGCATCCATCAGGTTGGCGCGGGACATTTCGGTTCGCGCTTTCTCGTCGTTGAGAATGTGGAGCAATGTCTCAGCCAACGCCTGTATGTCACCAGGTCTAACATACACTGCGTTACGTCCTTCGATTGCCACATCCGGAATGCCGCCGACCGGACACGTCACGATCGGCGCACCACATCCCATCGCCTCCAAGATCACCATCGGCACTCCTTCCGTGTACGAGGGCAGAACGAAGACCGTGCAACGTGAAAGGAGACTAGTCACCTCATCCCGGCCAAGCCATCCCTGAATATCAACCACATCTGCGAGACCCAAGGTCCTAACGCGGTTCTTGAGCGTCGAGGAACCCTTCCATCCCCCGAACACCGCCCGCATTTCCGGACATCGAATGTGCACCGTTACCAAAGCCTCCAATAGATCGAAGGCCCCTTTGCTTTTCACATACCACCCGAGAAATGCAATTAGAGCCTCTTCTCGTGCTGGACGCGGATGTATCGCCAGTTCCTTAAGATTCACGGCATTGGGAAGAACCGAGATCTCCACACCAGTTGTAACAGAGCGCGCCTTTCGCGCAATTACCTCCGTGAGCACGACTATTCCGTCTGACCTCCTTAGGGCCGACATGACAGCTCTTCGCCGTAGCACACCCGCGGATTCAAGCTGATCCCAGAACTCGCCAGGATGTATGTGGAGAAGAATCCGGGCACCCTTGAGCGATGCCAACCACACATAAGCGCTCTTTCGCAGAAAGCTCACACCTGTCGAGGTGTGGACGTGAACAAGACTCGGCCTGGAAAGTCGCGTTACGGCAAAGATCGCGAGCCGGTAAAGACTAAACAAGAATTTTCCTGCCAATGAGCCGTCGCGAGCTGACGCAAAGTGCCGCACCTCGAAGGTCTCCTTCGGCTCTCTAGCATCCACGCTCGGGACGCACGCCCGTGGGTGTGGTCCCCTGCGGGCATCAAAAAGGCCACCAGAACTCAGCACCCGCATTACGGCTGAAATCCCGCCGCGTGCTCTGAGATCCGGCGCGATGACCAGGACCATTCCTATCACTTGAACAACTCACAATATGCTGTAGCACATCGCCTGATGTCGAACATTGCCTCGCACCGCGCCCGACCCTCCCCGCCATCTGCGAGACGCCGATCACGGTCCGAGACGTACGCCCGCACAGAATCACCCAGCGCCGCGACATTTCCCTTCGGATAGATGATACCCGTGCGGCCGTGGAGAACAATCTCCGGAAGCGCGCCGCTGTCGGACGCCACTACCGGCTTGCCACAGGCCATCGCCTCGATCGCGACCATCCCGAATGACTCCTCGCAAACGGAAGGGATTACCGCGATATCACACCCCTGCCAGAACTCTGGCATCTTGTCTACCCATCCTCGGAATTCAACTGAACCTTGAATCCCCAGTCTCACGGTCAGCGCTTCGAGTTCCTTGCGAATGGGACCATCCCCTGCTATTGTGAGGACGCAGTCGAACGATCTGCGAAGATCACTCAGGGCAATGATGAGGTCCTGTGCACCTTTTTCGTTAATCAATCGGCTCGCATGGCCAAGGACGATTCGGTCACCCTCATGCCGGGTATGCGTAGGCATTCCCTGATCGCCTCGCGAGAATTCATTGAAGTCGACTCCGTTGTAGATCCGCGAAACCTTCGCCGCGTGCGAATGTGCGAGGAGTCGATTCAGGGCATAGTCTGAGACTGCAACCTCCTCGTCAATGGCCCATGTCCCACTCATGCGAAGTAGACGCCGAAACGCCCGATTGACAACCCACGATTCCTCGTCACGGATAATGCTCCCATGTTCCACCGCGACTATCTTCCCCTTGTAGCCTCCTACCCTTAGGGCAGCCGCGAGATATCCGCCGGAATCCAGAAGTGCGCCGTCGATGCCTGCTTCGTTGACCAGACGGGCAAAGGCTCGCGGTCGGCACAGGACGTTCACGCCACGCGAAAGCCCGAGGGTCAAGAAGGGCACGCCCCATTTGATGAGATCTCTTGCGAGCGGCTCCTGTGTGCAGACGAAAACGACTCGTGCATCACAGTTGAACTCACGCATCTGACGTGCAAGTTGAATCGTAAGTTGCTCTGCACCTCCGATATTCCCGCTCCACAGGACTAGTGCAAGCTGCATCTCGCTCCCCTGATAACCAAGTCGGCACTAGGGGGTCTTAATAGCAGAGGAACGCTTCAGTAGCGACGTCGCGGGAAGACACACTGCCACGAGAAGGGAGGCCCCAGCGGACCACGACAATAAGTTGTAAGTGCTCAAGTTGACAACGAGGGCCACGACGGTCCCCATTGTTTCAAGACCGAACGGGAGTTTCCTTTGATACCACGCAAGAACGCTTCTACGAACAACCAGGGTACTCAATGCAAGGAGGCCCACGGCTCCCCCACCCAACAGTGCAATAAAATATTCATTCTCGATATTGACAACACTCAAGCCAACCGACCGAACCGCATCGCCCATGCCACCAGGTCCCACACCCAGAATTGGAGCCTGACGCCACACCATGCCGACAGCCTCCATCGCCTGAAGTCGTTGCTCCACGCTCGCCGGATGCACCGAGCTGCCCCAGAGTCTCTCTCTGATCCTCGCCCCCAGGTCCGTAGTTCCTACCACGGCGGCGATCGTCACAATTGCCAACAGGCCCCAAATTGCCCTCCGAAGCCTCGTCTTGGATAGGAGCGCTGCAGTCATCCCACACGCTCCTACAACAAAACCAAGCCATGACCCGCGAGCTCCGCTGAGGATGAGCCCAGTTACGGATAACAGCAAGGCTGCCGCATAAAGGCCTCTCCTCCACTTGCGGTGACCCGCCGAGGTCAATCGCGAAAAGCTCCCCAATCCACTCAACATCGTTAACGTACCCAACCTGAGGGGATCCCCCGCCAGACCGACAGAACGAATGCCGAAAGTCCCCGTGAGTTCGCTAATGTTTGGTTCATAACTAGCAAACAGCCCAGGCAAGTCGACAATCTGAAGTGCCTCCAGAATCGCGACTACCCCTTGAACTGCGCCAGCAATGACTATGGCAAGCATTATTTGATTCCGAACCGACCCAACTCCGCGCTCTTCCGCCCGGAGCCAGATCACAATAGCTCCTGCCGCAAGCCAGAACAGCATCGTTCTGATCTGACCCGCTCCTATATTTGCGATAGCGGATACGCCTTTTGAGAGCAGAAGGACATGAATGTCCCAGTCTCTCGGTACAATGAGGAATGACTGCCATCTGATAGCACTTGCTATCGCCAACGCCAAGCCGATCATGAGCACCGGCCACCCCAACCATTCGCCCGCCGTCGCCAAGATGTGATCGAATGGCACTAGGAGCAGAACTGTGAATGGGATGCCGATGCGTACGTGCGTGGGGAGAAGCAACAGTCCTACCAACAGGCCACAGAGGCCTACGCACGCTAGGCCGATTTCACCCCCTGCGAACACGAGAAGCAGGCTAAGTAGGCACGCACCAATGATTGTCCCCGTAATGATTGAGAGCGGTCCATACTTGATCAGGCTGCGCCGCGAGGACCACGCGATCACAGACACAGATACGCTCGGCGCCGCGTCGCCTTGAGAACCACAATTAGAAATGCTACCAACGCGGCAATGCCTCCAATTACCGTCGCCCACGCCGCGCCAAGCAGCCCGTACGATCTGACTAGGACAATCCCTGAGATCATTGACACTCCCGCCGCAATGCCTCCCGCCCACGCCTGCCCCAGATACGCCCTACTTGCAGTTGCCGCGTATCCCAGGATCGACTCAAGCGACCAGATGACCGTGGACACGATGAGAATGGCGAACACGCCCGAGTATTGAGCGTACTCCGGACGATACAACATTGAGAGAATGTCGCGCCCCATCACGATGACTACACCAACGGCAATGACTCCAACTAGCAAGGTAATGGTAGCCAGCATCAACAGAAGCCGGCCGAACGCTTTGCCTCCGCTCACGTAAGCCCTCGCCAACCTAGCGCTGGCAGACTGGCCCAGGGCAGCAACGAGCAAGGACATTCCATATCCCGGATAGGCTAATGCAGAAAAGTACCCAAGGGCGCCTTCTCCCAAATCACGCTCAACGAGATACTTTGGAATATTCGTCGCCAACACAAGAAGCATCATAGCGACGCCCATTGGGAGAGCGAGGCGAACAAGTTCCACAAGTATGCGTGGTCGCCAACGGAGAGAGAACCGAGTCGCTGTTGCATGCCGGTCAGCGTTTCTTAGATCCTTCACCACCTCAATGGGCCTGACGTGCGTCTGCCGCAGGCTGTGTGTGGCGGATGTCCAGTCAAACGTAGCACCGAGAAATGACCATACGGCGGCCAACGCTGTCGCACCCCACACTACTCGCCCGGTTGACCACACAACAACCGCCATCGCCGCGAGCGACAAGGGCCCCTTCATCATCATCGACATCGCTATCCGATCCATTCGGTCAGCCTTCTGGAGCTGGCCATACAGAGCGTCGCTCACCGATTCGATACATTTCGCAATGCCTACGACCAGGACGACACTTGCCGTGGAAGGGGACAAACCGCACATCAGCACACTGAAACAGATCATGCAAAATGCCAAGACCGCGGTAATTAGGCGGAGTCCAAGGTAATCCGAGAATTCGAACATGCTCTGCGTATCGGTCGCTTGGAGGGGACGGAGCTGGAGATTTGCAAGCATCAGAATCGGGGCAGCGATTGCAAGGCCTAAGGCGAATTGCCCCACCATCTCTGGGGTGCCCACCTTTGCAAGGACGACAAGAATACCCCACTGACAGACTGCGTAGGTGATATTGCCACCCAGCGTCCATGCGAAGGTCTGGTGGAGTGAAGAATTCAGTGGGGCATTCTGAATATTCACCTCGGACTGATACTTAATCGCCAGGTCATCTGGTCGTGAGCTCAAGCTACTCGACCCTCGCAGACGCGCAAGAGAGATGAATGCTGTCGATCTTCAATCAGCCCCTAGAATGCACGACCTGCCCTTGCCATTCTGAAGGTCGCTCGGGATACGTTGAAGAGGCCCCTTAGATCGCCTGGTTCCCCGCCCTTTTCCCGCAAGGCATCGAATAGGTCCCGCAGCTCCTCAGCGTGTCCTTTCCCCGAG belongs to Candidatus Dormiibacterota bacterium and includes:
- a CDS encoding glycosyltransferase family 4 protein; this translates as MQLALVLWSGNIGGAEQLTIQLARQMREFNCDARVVFVCTQEPLARDLIKWGVPFLTLGLSRGVNVLCRPRAFARLVNEAGIDGALLDSGGYLAAALRVGGYKGKIVAVEHGSIIRDEESWVVNRAFRRLLRMSGTWAIDEEVAVSDYALNRLLAHSHAAKVSRIYNGVDFNEFSRGDQGMPTHTRHEGDRIVLGHASRLINEKGAQDLIIALSDLRRSFDCVLTIAGDGPIRKELEALTVRLGIQGSVEFRGWVDKMPEFWQGCDIAVIPSVCEESFGMVAIEAMACGKPVVASDSGALPEIVLHGRTGIIYPKGNVAALGDSVRAYVSDRDRRLADGGEGRARCEAMFDIRRCATAYCELFK
- the asnB gene encoding asparagine synthase (glutamine-hydrolyzing), with protein sequence MCGIVAVVGESDPDLVRGMTAILAHRGPDGSGVICPSGSGFGLGNRRLSILDLSPAGAQPMSDPSGRFLITYNGEVFNFREIRAILQSRGHNFRSQSDTEVVLASFEEWGPDCLKRLNGMFAFAIWDTQERVLFASRDRLGIKPLYWTNSHGTLFISSEIKAILATGRVPIEADQEVSHNPWHYPTTPRTGFKNIHKLPPGTSLTWRNGTVSLKQWWQIRPAENPIQPKDAAEELVSLLVDAVRLQMTSDVPVGAMLSGGLDSSTIVSLMRRFTSHPVRTFSISFREGDRRLEAMPDDNRFARLVADRFGCVHTEIKIAPKILDLLPHMIWHLDEPIFDPAAINTFVIAKEARSNGIPVLLNGMGADEIFGGYRKHYACILAGRYQTFLPSRMRPVIERAATRLPVAGPTTGFRVARWAKRFLGFASLPPVERFLRSDLSLSPADYSELYTDSQDRPYESLAEVTARRAPFDNRDISYLTQMCLSDTTTFLPDHNLLYVDKATMAAGVEARAPLIDYRIVELAFRLPDQCRIRGTQQKALLRQVTRPWLPGAVVNRSKASFSAPLRAWIRNDLREMVDDLLSPKAIRDRGLYRPETVWARINADRHGRQDNAHFIWNLLCRELWFRELIDQGGRALQQARLAFNTNLQAFRAAPADLEDTISKQV
- a CDS encoding glycosyltransferase family 4 protein: MVLVIAPDLRARGGISAVMRVLSSGGLFDARRGPHPRACVPSVDAREPKETFEVRHFASARDGSLAGKFLFSLYRLAIFAVTRLSRPSLVHVHTSTGVSFLRKSAYVWLASLKGARILLHIHPGEFWDQLESAGVLRRRAVMSALRRSDGIVVLTEVIARKARSVTTGVEISVLPNAVNLKELAIHPRPAREEALIAFLGWYVKSKGAFDLLEALVTVHIRCPEMRAVFGGWKGSSTLKNRVRTLGLADVVDIQGWLGRDEVTSLLSRCTVFVLPSYTEGVPMVILEAMGCGAPIVTCPVGGIPDVAIEGRNAVYVRPGDIQALAETLLHILNDEKARTEMSRANLMDARRYDVTVVIKELRGRYEKYLVGN
- a CDS encoding lipopolysaccharide biosynthesis protein, whose protein sequence is MSSRPDDLAIKYQSEVNIQNAPLNSSLHQTFAWTLGGNITYAVCQWGILVVLAKVGTPEMVGQFALGLAIAAPILMLANLQLRPLQATDTQSMFEFSDYLGLRLITAVLAFCMICFSVLMCGLSPSTASVVLVVGIAKCIESVSDALYGQLQKADRMDRIAMSMMMKGPLSLAAMAVVVWSTGRVVWGATALAAVWSFLGATFDWTSATHSLRQTHVRPIEVVKDLRNADRHATATRFSLRWRPRILVELVRLALPMGVAMMLLVLATNIPKYLVERDLGEGALGYFSALAYPGYGMSLLVAALGQSASARLARAYVSGGKAFGRLLLMLATITLLVGVIAVGVVIVMGRDILSMLYRPEYAQYSGVFAILIVSTVIWSLESILGYAATASRAYLGQAWAGGIAAGVSMISGIVLVRSYGLLGAAWATVIGGIAALVAFLIVVLKATRRRAYLCL